The following is a genomic window from Hymenobacter monticola.
CATCAACTTGTGCTATCCAGCCAAAAAATGAGCTTTCTTCCTCATGCGCGAATTCAACCAGACCATAGCGCTGCTCCACCCAGCGCATCATCTCCACCAATTCCAGAAAGGCAAAATGCGGCGGCAGTTCTGGCTGGATGCCTTTTAGCTTCAGGACCTGCTCAACTTGCTTTCGGTCACGGTGCGGCTTGCGGGACACGATGTGTTCCTTGACCAACAATACATAGCCATCCACTGCGTAATCGGCGGGGATGTGGCGTAGCAGCAGCCAGTCGTCGTTTTCAGCTACCCACAGGCCTACCTCGTTGGTTTCCCAACCAGCCAGCTGCACGTATTCGACGCGGTAGGGCTTCATCTTACTTCGCCTTTTCCCAAACCCGGTCCTCTTCCGTCGCTTCAAACACGGCCTTCATAATTGCTTGCTCCACTGCATCGTACGGCAGGCTGCGGCGGGCCATCACGCGCTCGGCCACTTCGTTGGCCTTGGGCAGCTTGAAAGTTTCGAAGCCCGCCGCGCCGCCCCAACTGAAGCTCGGGATGAAGGTGCGCGGGAAGCCGGCCCCGAAAATGTTGGCCCCCACGCCCACCACCGTGCCGGTGTTGAACATGGTGTTGATGCCGGCCTTGCTGTGGTCGCCCATCATCAGGCCGCAGAACGTTTGGCCGGTATCCACGAAGCGCTTGGCGGTGTGGCTCCAGATTTTGACCGGCGCGTAGTTATTCTTCAGGTTCGACGTGTTGGTGTCGGCCCCCAGGTTGCACCACTCGCCGATGACGGAGTTGCCGAGGTAGCCGTCGTGGCCTTTATTGCTGTAGCCCAGCACAATGCTGTTGCCCACTTCGCCGCCCACCTTTGAGAACGGGCCCACGGTGTTGTCGCCGCGCATTTTGGCGCCGGCGTTGATGTGCGAGCCTTCGCACAAGGCCAGCGGGCCTTTGATAATGGCGCCCTCGTGTACCTGCGAGTTCTTGCCCAGGTAAATGGGGCCGTCCTCGGCGTTGAGAATGGCGGCCCGGATTTTCACCCCCTCTTCGATGAAGATGTTTTCGGCCCCGTACACAATGGTGTGCGCGTCGCCGACCGGCTGCGAGGTGCGGCCTTTGGTGAGCAGCGCGAAGTCGCGGCGAATTTCCACGCCGTTGCGCAGAAACAGCTGCCAGGGCCGGTCAATCACCGTCACGGGCTCGGCCACCTGCTTGGTTTCGGGAATGCCGTCCTGAATGAGTTCGGCCACCAGCGAGGCGTCGGCCACGTGGGCGGCCACCAGCAGCTCGTCGCTGTAGAGGGCCTGGCCGGGCTGCAGGGCCTGCACCTGCCGGGTCAGCAGGTCGTCGGGGCATACGGCGCCGTTGATGATGAGGGCCGGCCCGCTCACCTCGCCGGCCGGGAACTTGGCCTGCAAATACGGCTGCGTGAGGTAGCCCACGCCGGCCACGCCCAGCCGGTGCTGCCATTTCTCGGCCAGCGTGAGGATGCCGCAGCGCAGCGCCGCCACCGGCCGCGTGAAGGTGAAAGGCAGCAAGTGCGGCCGAATGGCCGGGTCGTCGAACAGGAGAACGTGCATCTGCTTAGGGGTCAGTTGGTCGTTGTGGGTGGGCAGGCGTGCGCAAGGCCAGACGCCCGCCGCACTGAACGCAAAGTTCGGGTTTCCCCAAAAGAAAAGCTCCCAGCAGCGAGGCCACCAGGAGCTTTTGATTATTTTATCGTCGGCCTAACAGCTGACAACGAGCAGCTAACAGCAATTACTTGTTGGTGCTGGTTTGCTCTTTCTTGGCGTAGCGGCTGCGGAATTTCTCCACGCGGCCGGCCGTGTCGATGAACATGTTTTTGCCCGTGTAGAAGGGGTGCGAAGCGGAGCTTACTTCGATTTTCACCAGCGGGTACGTCTTGCCGTCTTCCATCACGATGGTGTCGGTCGGCTTCATCGTGGAGCGGGTGATGAACTTAAAGTCCGAAGAAGAGTCCTGGAATACGACTTCCTGGTACTCGGGGTGGGTGTCCTTTTTCATATCGAGAGGTCGGTTTTACCGGTTAAACCCTGCCGATTTTGCGGAAGGGACTGCAAAAGTACAGCTTAGCTCGGAAATTCCCAACGCCAGCCCCAAGATTTTCTCGTTGGACTGGCTCGTTTGGACTCACTATAAGAATAGGTTGATTTTCTGAAAAGGTTTGTACATTTGAATCCGGCCCACACTCGGGGCCGCTTTCCCGCGCGTGATGCATCCCCTACCCGTCCGCCGTACGTTCCGCCGTTTTGGCCTGGCAGCGCTGCTGCTGGTGCTGGGAAGCGCCGTAGCCGCCGTGGCTGCCTCGCTCAGCCTGTTCACCGCCGCCTACGACAGCGCCCGGGTCCGCATCGACTGGGAGGTGAACACCGAGACCGACGTGACGAGCTTCGACCTGGCCCGCAAAACCTCGGCCGAGACCAGCTTCTCCGCCCTCACCAGCGTGACGCCCAACGGCCAGCGCCGCTATACTTATTACGACGCCAACGTGTTTCGCACCGCCACCGGCGGCGCCCCCACGCCGGCCCTGGGCGGTGGCCCCGTTACCTACCGCCTCACCATTCACGGCCCCGGCGGCGACCAGAGCTTCCTCACCGTGCTGGCCGGCACCCCCAGTTCCGTGCAACGCTCCTGGGGCACCATCAAGTCGATGTTCCGGTAGGAACCACTAATCAGAACGTCATGCCGAGCGCAGCCGAGGCATCTCGCGTGCCGTAGTAATCCTATCGCCAGGATTTATTCCCCCAAGCGAGATGCCTCGGCTGCGCTCGGCGTGACGTTCTTTTGTAGTTGACAATTTCGCTCGCCTCATGCCCGCCCCCACTCAACTTTGCTTTGCCTCTAACAACGCCCACAAGCTCGATGAAATTCGGCCGCTGCTGCCCGCCGGCCTCACCCTGCTGAGCCTGGCCGACATCGGCTGCCACGAGGAACTGCCCGAAACCCAGGACACGCTGGAAGGCAACGCCCGCCAAAAGGCCGAGTATGTACTTCAGCACTATGGCGTGGATTGCTTCGCCGACGACACGGGGCTGGAGGTGACGGCCCTGGGATGTGCGCCCGGCGTGTACTCGGCCCGCTACGCTGGTCCTCAGCGCCGGTCAGAAGACAACGTAGCCAAGCTCCTGCACGAGCTGCAAGGCGCGCCTGACCGCTCGGCCCGCTTCCGTACGGTGGTGGCCCTGGCCCGCGCCGATGGCAGCACGCACGAGTTTGCGGGCGAAGTGCTGGGCTCCATCATAGCGGAAGGACGCGGCGAAGGCGGCTTCGGCTACGACCCGGTGTTTGTGCCCGCGGAGGG
Proteins encoded in this region:
- a CDS encoding type B 50S ribosomal protein L31 encodes the protein MKKDTHPEYQEVVFQDSSSDFKFITRSTMKPTDTIVMEDGKTYPLVKIEVSSASHPFYTGKNMFIDTAGRVEKFRSRYAKKEQTSTNK
- a CDS encoding GlmU family protein, producing MHVLLFDDPAIRPHLLPFTFTRPVAALRCGILTLAEKWQHRLGVAGVGYLTQPYLQAKFPAGEVSGPALIINGAVCPDDLLTRQVQALQPGQALYSDELLVAAHVADASLVAELIQDGIPETKQVAEPVTVIDRPWQLFLRNGVEIRRDFALLTKGRTSQPVGDAHTIVYGAENIFIEEGVKIRAAILNAEDGPIYLGKNSQVHEGAIIKGPLALCEGSHINAGAKMRGDNTVGPFSKVGGEVGNSIVLGYSNKGHDGYLGNSVIGEWCNLGADTNTSNLKNNYAPVKIWSHTAKRFVDTGQTFCGLMMGDHSKAGINTMFNTGTVVGVGANIFGAGFPRTFIPSFSWGGAAGFETFKLPKANEVAERVMARRSLPYDAVEQAIMKAVFEATEEDRVWEKAK
- the rdgB gene encoding RdgB/HAM1 family non-canonical purine NTP pyrophosphatase, with the protein product MPAPTQLCFASNNAHKLDEIRPLLPAGLTLLSLADIGCHEELPETQDTLEGNARQKAEYVLQHYGVDCFADDTGLEVTALGCAPGVYSARYAGPQRRSEDNVAKLLHELQGAPDRSARFRTVVALARADGSTHEFAGEVLGSIIAEGRGEGGFGYDPVFVPAEGDGRTFAEMSGTEKNRISHRARAVAGLLAFLQAE